A genomic segment from Microbulbifer elongatus encodes:
- a CDS encoding 16S rRNA (uracil(1498)-N(3))-methyltransferase, with protein MRIPRIFSSEPLSGQSEVQLDEAASRHLVKVLRLGPGRPLVLFDGSGGEYAAELLEAGKKARVKLGAFVEDDRESPLGITLAIGISRGDRFDWVIQKATELGVARIQPLFTERCEVKLSGDRLQKKLGQWQQIAISACEQCARNRVPAILPPLKYPQFLEQAKQDDTLKLVLHHRTEATLSELEQQSGRPDTALLLVGPEGGLSADEIALALQQGFHPLRLGPRVLRTETAPVAALSVLQFQWGDI; from the coding sequence TTGCGTATTCCCCGTATTTTTTCCTCCGAGCCGTTGTCCGGCCAATCTGAAGTCCAGCTAGACGAAGCCGCTTCGCGCCATCTGGTGAAGGTGTTGCGCCTGGGGCCCGGGCGTCCGTTAGTTCTGTTTGATGGCTCGGGTGGGGAGTATGCGGCGGAGTTGCTTGAGGCTGGGAAGAAGGCGCGGGTCAAGCTTGGTGCCTTTGTTGAGGATGATCGGGAGTCGCCGCTGGGGATTACTCTGGCGATTGGTATTTCTCGCGGGGATCGCTTTGACTGGGTGATCCAGAAGGCAACAGAACTGGGGGTGGCGCGGATTCAGCCGTTGTTTACGGAGCGCTGTGAGGTGAAGCTGTCCGGTGATCGCCTGCAGAAAAAGCTGGGGCAGTGGCAGCAGATAGCGATCAGTGCCTGTGAGCAGTGCGCGCGCAATCGGGTGCCGGCGATTTTGCCGCCGCTGAAGTATCCGCAGTTTCTGGAGCAGGCAAAACAGGACGATACTCTGAAGCTGGTGCTCCACCACCGCACCGAGGCGACGCTGTCGGAGCTGGAACAGCAGTCCGGGCGGCCGGATACCGCGCTATTATTGGTGGGGCCGGAAGGTGGGCTGTCCGCGGATGAGATTGCGCTGGCATTGCAGCAGGGCTTCCACCCACTGCGTCTGGGCCCGCGGGTACTGCGGACCGAGACGGCGCCGGTCGCAGCGCTGTCTGTTTTACAGTTCCAGTGGGGCGATATTTAG